In the genome of Musa acuminata AAA Group cultivar baxijiao unplaced genomic scaffold, Cavendish_Baxijiao_AAA HiC_scaffold_71, whole genome shotgun sequence, the window GAAAATATCCTCAGTCAAACAGGTCATTCAGTAGATTATTTTATAGTTGCATAAAGGTATGACAGGtttgctttctctctctctctctcacacacacacacataaatttAGGGTCTTACTATATGCTACTTGAGAAGGCTCGTAAGTTATCAACTCTTAAAATAATTCTTTGTGATGGCAGGAATTGATAGAGGAGTTaggtatatatatagtaggtttcGACAGAGCTGGATATGGTGAAAGTGATACCAATCCCAGTCGTTCACTGAGGAGCGAGGCGTCAGATATCGCGGAGCTGGCAGATGCTTTGGAGCTGGGCCCCAGGTTTTACCTGATTGGGTTCTCCTTGGGTGGCCATGCTGTCTGGGCGTCCATTAAGTACATTTCAGATAGGTAACTGTGGTTTGCTAGACTACAATGTCACGGTACATAGTTCAGGGTGTGTTTGCCGCCACCGCAGCCTTACAAATAGATGTCATTTGGGTTTTACCTCCTGCAACATCAGACTGAGCAAGCACCTGAGAATGTTGCAATTCATTTCAGGATTGCTGGAGCTGCTATGATGGCACCAGTAATAAACTACAGATGGCCTGGGTTCCCGCGGCATCTATCAGAGGAGGCTTACAGAAAGCAACAGCCTGGAGATCAGTGGGCATTGCGAGTTGCATATTATGCCCCCTGGTTGCTGCATTGGTGGATGAAACAGTCGTGGTTGCCTTCCTCCACCGTTTTCAAAGGCATAACCCATCTGCCCAACCGCTTGGATGCACAAGTTCGTGAGTACGCCATGAAGAATAGTGGAATGTTCGAAGAGTTGGTGCTACCCCAgtgtccttttttttattttttattttgacccATTTCAACTGTCCAAGGAGCTTTGTAGTATGACGCTGCAAGAACTGAAGAATGCA includes:
- the LOC135654650 gene encoding uncharacterized protein LOC135654650, with the translated sequence WQELIEELGIYIVGFDRAGYGESDTNPSRSLRSEASDIAELADALELGPRFYLIGFSLGGHAVWASIKYISDRIAGAAMMAPVINYRWPGFPRHLSEEAYRKQQPGDQWALRVAYYAPWLLHWWMKQSWLPSSTVFKGITHLPNRLDAQVREYAMKNSGMFEELVLPQCPFFYFLF